A part of Acropora palmata chromosome 8, jaAcrPala1.3, whole genome shotgun sequence genomic DNA contains:
- the LOC141889526 gene encoding uncharacterized protein LOC141889526 has translation MVQCFAPDCKHASESHTCRFFGFPSEKKKKSEYLRWIKLLRRADKVPGLHSRVCSCHFRDGLKENGPEIFKRNEKTLFAPDDYSHKRAAKKSRKSTQETKETEEQIVQKYPENQSQKDSEEQPEIRKPVEQLVLEAELEKKTRELESYKERMAYVTNHYSASRLSEDVIRMETGLPTKEVFNIVVLYALRFKDSINYYYGWCVNMISFEDQIFITLMKARQNYTNLHLAQLFSCSTATISNIVTTFTHVLHYILFHDIMTTMPTRFKNDTCAPSSFSQFSSCRVVIDCTDVEIATPKLMSHQSVTYSSYRGMNSFKVAYYILIGVAPNAVITFVSKLYPGSISDKAIAQKSGFLDQLSTGDLVLADKGFLIQDIVPNDVSVNIPPFLNNGTFTESEARATKAIAKCRIHVERANARLKDYKILSFIPSYLRCHADILVQLCCALVNLQFPLIKEVTADTNFD, from the exons GCGAGCTGATAAAGTTCCTGGACTACATTCTAGAGTTTGTAGCTGCCACTTTAGAGatggattgaaagaaaacggTCCTGAAATCtttaaaagaaacgaaaagacATTGTTCGCTCCCGACGACTACTCACATAAGAGAGCTGCGAAGAAAAGCCGAAAAAGCactcaagaaacaaaagagactGAGGAACAAATTGTGCAAAAATACCCTGAAAATCAAAGTCAAAAAGACAGTGAGGAACAACCAGAAATTAGGAAACCTGTAGAGCAACTTGTGTTGGAAGCGGAGTTGGAAAAGAAGACAAGAGAGCTGGAAAGTTATAAAGAGAGGATGGCCTACGTAACCAATCACTACAGTGCCTCAAGACTGAGTGAAGATGTCATAAGAATGGAAACAGGACTTCCTACCAAAGAGGTTTTCAACATTGTCGTACTTTATGCTTTAAGGTTTAAGGAttctattaattattattatggttgGTGTGTGAATATGATTAGCTTTGAGGATCAGATATTTATCACTTTAATGAAAGCCAGACAGAATTATACAAATTTGCACCTAGCTCAACTCTTTTCATGTAGTACAGCTACCATTTCTAACATTGTTACTACATTTACTCATGTTTTGCACTAtattctttttcatgatataaTGACAACTATGCCCACTAGGTTTAAGAATGACACCTGTGCTCCATCTTCATTTTCACAGTTTAGTTCCTGTAGAGTAGTCATTGACTGCACTGATGTTGAAATTGCTACTCCAAAGTTGATGAGCCACCAAAGTGTTACCTATTCTAGTTATAGAGGGATGAATtcttttaaggtggcttactaca tTTTAATAGGAGTTGCCCCAAATGCAGTCATTACTTTTGTAAGTAAGCTTTATCCTGGGTCTATCTCAGACAAGGCTATTGCACAGAAATCAGGATTCCTAGATCAGCTATCAACAGGTGACTTAGTTCTTGCAGATAAAGGTTTCCTCATCCAAGATATAGTACCGAATGATGTTTCTGTCAACATTCcaccttttttaaataatggTACATTCACTGAGAGTGAAGCACGGGCGACAAAAGCAATTGCTAAATGTCGCATCCATGTAGAGAGAGCAAATGCAAGGCTTAAAGACtacaaaattttaagttttataCCTTCTTATCTTAGATGTCATGCAGATATTCTTGTTCAGTTATGCTGTGCACTAGTTAACCTGCAGTTCCCTCTTATAAAAGAAGTCACAGCTGACacaaattttgattga